The Polaribacter sp. KT25b genome contains the following window.
ACGAACAGACAAAAGCGTTAAGATACCAGAGGAGGAAAAACATATTAAGTTCAGGTAGGAGATTGATTAAAATAAAACAACTTTTGAACGAAAGTATAAATTCAATGGAAAGAAGAAAAAAACGAATTGAATAAAGCCAATTGCCAACACCGTGTATAATTAATTGCTTTGTTCTTGCCTACTTGCGAAAATTCCTGCGGAATTTTCACGGGTTCGTAAAAGTTTACTAAATTAGTTGCTTAACCACGCAACTAACCATACACAAACACGTTATGTGGCATTTAAAAAACTATACTTTCCTGAAATAGGTTGACTAAAAATTAAACACTTAATTATAGTCACTTATGAAAACACAAAATGAACACTGCCGAAAAAAAACTTACGAAAAAGTAACTTTAGAGCTTAAATTATTAGTCGTTGACCAAATTCAAAATGGTCAGATCTCAACCAACTTCGCTTCTAAAAAATATGACATTCCTAGAACTACCATTGGCTATTGGATTAAAAAATATAGTACTTTAGTGCAACAAAATACAGGAATGAGCAAAATAAACGAAATAAAAAAATTAAAGGAACGTATTGAAGCCCTTGAGTTTATCAAAGACTTTCAGCAAGATATTATTGCCGATATGGAAATCATTACAGGAGTCGATTTATCAAAAAAGTCGCTGCCCAAAACATTAGTAAAAGAGATAGAGCTAAAAAAGAAAAACCGTTTAAAAGAAAGTGGTTCTATGAATGTTTTGGGATTAGTAAACAAGCCTTCTACAAAAGATGTAAAGAGCAAGAAATCAAACAAATAAATTATGATAAACTTATTGTAATGGTACTAGATTATCGCAAAAAAGTAGGCATGAGAACTGGTGGTATTAAGCTGTATGATGAACTAAAATCTGACTTCATAAAACAAAACATAAAGATGGGAAGAGATAAATTTTACGACTTTTTAAGGCTCCATAATTTGCTCGTCCCTAAGCTTAAAAATTACGTGACAACAACAGATTCGAATCATCAATTTAGAAAATATAAAAACCTGATTAAAGACCAAGTGCCTAATAGACCAGAACAACTCTGGGTAACCGATATAACATACATTAAAACAGAAAATGGACACAATTATCTAGCAATCGTAACAGATGCTTATTCCAAGCAAATTATGGGCTATAAATTAGATAACAACATGAAAACATCTCTTTGTACAGAAGCTCTTGCTATGGCTATTAAAAACAGAAAATATCCTAATGAAAAACTAATTCATCATTCCGATAGAGGTTTTCAATACTGTAATCCTAAATACACAGCATTTGCCGAAGAAAATGGAATGATAATGAGTATGACAGAACAATATGATCCTTACGAAAATGCAATCGCTGAGAGAATTAATAGAACTTTAAAATATGAATATGGACTTAGAAACTGTATTAAAAACACTGCTATTGCTCAAGAAATCACAAAACAAGCTGTAGATATATACAATAATTTGAGAAAGCATTTTAGCCTAGATTTAAGAAATCCTGCTGACGTACATTTAAATCCTAACATCAAATACAAATCATATCGAAAAAATAAAGTAAATTTACCTGAACTTAAAATTTAATCTAAAAGCTAGTTCAA
Protein-coding sequences here:
- a CDS encoding IS3 family transposase, producing MSKQAFYKRCKEQEIKQINYDKLIVMVLDYRKKVGMRTGGIKLYDELKSDFIKQNIKMGRDKFYDFLRLHNLLVPKLKNYVTTTDSNHQFRKYKNLIKDQVPNRPEQLWVTDITYIKTENGHNYLAIVTDAYSKQIMGYKLDNNMKTSLCTEALAMAIKNRKYPNEKLIHHSDRGFQYCNPKYTAFAEENGMIMSMTEQYDPYENAIAERINRTLKYEYGLRNCIKNTAIAQEITKQAVDIYNNLRKHFSLDLRNPADVHLNPNIKYKSYRKNKVNLPELKI
- a CDS encoding helix-turn-helix domain-containing protein, encoding MKTQNEHCRKKTYEKVTLELKLLVVDQIQNGQISTNFASKKYDIPRTTIGYWIKKYSTLVQQNTGMSKINEIKKLKERIEALEFIKDFQQDIIADMEIITGVDLSKKSLPKTLVKEIELKKKNRLKESGSMNVLGLVNKPSTKDVKSKKSNK